A DNA window from Aureibaculum sp. 2308TA14-22 contains the following coding sequences:
- a CDS encoding RNA polymerase sigma factor, with protein sequence MVQSLNTNVCEEHIFSNIFKTLSKDVHNFLRYKYGDGLNPKDKVQEAFIKLWDNCKNVSPEKAKSFLFTTANNMMLNEVKHQKVVLKHQQVKPKHYTNENPEFIMEESEYMKKYQRALGNLTEAQREAFLMNRIEGKKHKEIAEELGISRKGVEKRIYGALEKLRKEIDGI encoded by the coding sequence ATGGTACAATCTTTAAATACCAATGTTTGTGAAGAGCATATTTTTTCTAATATATTCAAGACCCTTTCTAAAGATGTACATAACTTTTTACGTTATAAATATGGAGATGGCCTAAACCCAAAAGACAAGGTTCAAGAAGCTTTTATTAAACTTTGGGATAATTGCAAAAATGTAAGTCCTGAAAAAGCCAAGTCCTTTTTATTTACAACGGCAAACAACATGATGCTTAATGAAGTTAAGCATCAAAAAGTGGTATTAAAACATCAGCAAGTTAAACCCAAGCACTATACAAACGAGAATCCTGAGTTTATAATGGAAGAATCTGAGTATATGAAAAAATACCAACGAGCATTGGGTAATTTGACCGAAGCACAACGAGAAGCTTTTTTAATGAACAGAATAGAAGGTAAAAAACATAAAGAAATAGCCGAGGAATTAGGCATTTCCAGAAAAGGTGTAGAAAAGAGGATTTATGGTGCCTTAGAGAAGTTAAGAAAAGAAATTGATGGAATTTAA